The Pyrus communis chromosome 14, drPyrComm1.1, whole genome shotgun sequence sequence GACGGTGGCAAGGTGATGGTGGCGGTGCAGCTTTCTTGACTGTTGGGTTTTTGcatttttaatgtttattaGCTTTTTTATGCCTTTTAAAAGTTTAATAATAAACCTTTAATATAAATGTTAACTACAATTAAAAATAGACACGTAGCAGTCTTAAAAGAAGGAtgatgagcatccaccatagtTAATGTGAAATGATTTGAAATATCCAAATGACGAATTTTGTTGGAAATGAtggtgaaatgtttgtggtaaAGCTATAAAAATCTGCAAGTGGGTAAATATattgagaaagaaaagaattttgAGTAATGCTCGGAGATCAACTATTTAAActagagtaatgctaggtaaattaaaattgtagacgaaatttgtaaattaaatgatatgttatctaAATATGTTAATCAACAGTTAAAcagttaagtaataattcaatcattaattttcatgttatttagtttacaaaattcaGTCAACCTAATATTCCTctttaaactatattttgtatatagaaatgctaagaatattTTCTCAAAGTGAGACTCTATGAACTCTACACTACCTCATGTTTTTTGCATAAGATTTTACAATATTGACACGCGAATTGTGCCAAAAACGTGATAAGATGGggagtcaaaaaaaaaaacaaatctatGATagtatagaaaataaaaatatatatgtcaaGTTCTATACTAACATATTTCCTCATTTCTTAATATAAAATCTatcgttgtataaaaaataaaaataaaccaagCCCCTAAACTTTATGTGTTGggtttaaatatattttttcatctttgtttaattgataaagaaaacaaaaacttcatTTAGGCCGGCCCATACATAGAAGATTGAAAGAGTCATCAGTACAGTAGTCACAAATCTTTCAACAAGACTTcaaccaaataaaataagagtAGTGCTatccaaacattttttttttttttttaacttttcacacATACTTGTTAATATttgttcattgatcttctttaatttatacgaattgataattaaaaattaaacggGATCTGAAAAAAGTAAGAATAAGTGTATTGTTATCACCAtcccaaaataaaagaaatgagcCAGATGACCCCTGTAGAAGCATTTTTATAAGAATTGGAGCACatcttaaaaaggaaaaaaaatatgaaaaaaatagaaattttaaatttggatggaattacttggaatttaaaatatcaatttaaaaatataaatagaaaTAGTTGGAAAAATTAGTCTTCTGAATCATAATTAATGCTTAAAAGTTAAGTAATACAAATCGccttcacccccccccccccccccaaccacGTCATATCATATCCCCCACCACCAACCGAAAAACACGATTCAGACACTGACCGACTCCCCCAGTCCCTCTCCCTTATCGCTTACCAATCGCCACCTCACATCCAATCCCCCGCGCCCCGAGCCCACCCGCCTCCCGCCATGTCTAAACCCTCTGACGtgtccttcttcctcctccttctggTCCTCTGCGGCCAGGCCCACGGAGGCCGCTTGCTCCTCTCCGACTTCAACCAATCAACGTCATCCGATCTGATCTCCGATGGagtccaccaccaccaccggtCCCATACCTTCGCGCCCTACCTCACTCTCAAGAACGCCCTTTCGGCGGAGGACTCCACCTGCGAGCAGACCTACGGGTTCCTGCCCTGCACCACCACCGTGATCGGCAACCTCTTCCTGATTCTGGTGTATGGTTACCTGATGTACTTGGCCGCCACCTACCTCTCCAACGGCAGCGAGCTGTTGCTCGAGATTCTCGGGCCCGGTATCATCGGAGGCTTGTTCCTCCCCATCCTCGGCGCCCTTCCCGACGCCATGCTCATTCTCGGTCAGTCTCTTTTTCTTACTagctgtttggttgccgagaaagtgatagaaaattatcatttttttgtttatttcggaTGAAATTATGCATTTTTAAATATCGACTTTATGTGAGTGATGTACAGTGATAGACCATAGTAATATGCActgttttgtttgtgtttgcTTTCGAATAATTCAACTTTTTCCCTTTGGAAATTGAAAGATTATACCTTTAAACTTTTGCAAGCTTTgtgttcttttcttcttttcaatatttaaataaaacaaatttgaattctCAACTTTTTTTCGAATGTATCTTTTCATTTGGATCCCAGTAGAGAGAATATGATATGAATTTTGAATTGTGATGTAGATTGGATCCCACTTTTGTTAGTTGCTCTATCTGTTTGCGATTCGAATTTGGGATTGGCCCCAGTTGTTTAGCTTTATGCCTTGTCCTTAATACCAAAATTTTGCTCGGATTTGAAGATTTTGATCTGGAATAATTGGACCTGTTTCGGTTTAGTGATCGTACTTCAGAAGcaaatttaagataaaaaaaacaaagatcgAATGCTTAAAAGCTAAATCAAGAAGAGAAAGTGTTCCTGCAATATAAATTGTGCTGAATTAGCCCTTTGCATATGCAAATTTTGGAACTTTAGGGCCTGTTTGGTATcgtattaatttgtttttcataatttctcaaaacatttcttaagaacatgTTTTAAGAACAATTTTATTTAAGATCCAAAAATTTGTTCGCTATGAGAttcaaattgtttttaaattttaataattaaaaagaatagAAAAATATCGTACAACAACTCAATTGGAGGGTCGGAGGAGAGGGAGATTAGAGAGAacaagagagatgagagagaaagaagagtgaGAGGAGAGAGATTCGGGAGAGGAGGGGAggtgagagagatgagagagaaagagcagATGGAGAAGAGAAAAGTAGGAGAGAGAGATTCGAGGGAGGAGgggaggaaagagaaagaggagagagatctGGAAGGGAGGAAAGAGTAAGATATGATAGAGAGAAAAATAGGGAGTgagaggagaagagagagtAAAAGTAGTGGATTTACGGTTTAAAAACTCACTTTCTGTGTTTTCTAGAAGTAggttaattttcaagttagttttgaattcagtttttgaAAACAGTCCTACCAAACAAGCATTCAAGTTGTAAAACTTAAAAAGTGGTTCGAGtctaaaaagttggattcaagtagaaTACCAAACAGGCTCTTACTTTTATGCAATAGTCTAATATATCATTTTCTCAAATACCTTAAACCTTCGCATTAGTCTTTAGCTATACATGTTCGGTTTTCGGGGATGTGTGGTGTGTTCTAAAAAAAGGATGCTCTTTGTTTTATCCATCCTATTTAGATTATCTATTTAATAATTAACTTTTAATGGCTTCTGATATGTAATGTATTATTTTCAGTATCCGGACTTTCTGGAACTAAAGAAACTGCTCAAAGTCAGGTCTCTGTTGGAATGGGCTTGCTAGCTGGTTCTACTGTAATGCTGCTTACGGTAATATGGGGTTCCTGTGTTATTGTCGGAAAGTGTGATATTCAGGGATCGGTTGCCATGGATAACAAAGATACAAAAGGGTTGAGCTTAACTGGTAAGTCTATATTCTCTTTGCACGTTTATTTGAGAAATGTAAATTGCAAATTTTATATGCCTTGTTTTCACCTTACAAACATTGTTCTCTTTATCtgtggtcagaaattattttcacCTATGGTAAATGGGAAAATGCACAATGACGATTAACAAAGGATTGATCCacatgtgtgaatgcatgtgttatATGTTGACCAGTGAAAGTTTAATAAGTGATGAAATTCTAAACGAagattgaaaaatgaaattaagaGAAAATTTGTATTCCTACTGACATGTAGTGGGAAGAATGCTTTGTTGAATTAGTTGTATATTTGTTTCCTAATCTCCGGTTCTGTGAACAAGAGAGAGCAAGTTGTGAATGTTCCAACAAGAAAACTGGACTACTTGACCTTCTTGTTCATCTTAAAAAACCCAGTTTTATATGCCTTGTTGACTGAATCTTTTAAATTATTGTGTTTGCCACTTCAGGAATCATAAATTTTGAATGTCTGATATATAAGGAGATATGAACTAAAGCAGAACTGTTGGTAATTGCAGGTTCTGGTGTCAGTACTGATATCTGGACAAGCTATGCTGCAATGATTATGATTGTATCTGTCATCCCATTTCTTATTGTGCAATTACCGCAGCTCCTCAATTCCACCTCGGGTAGACACCTAGCAGTTTTGATCTCACTCATTGTCTCGGTAGCACTATTGCTTTCTTATTGCCTTTATCAGGTAATTATAGTTTTGATGCAGCAAGTCAGCAATTACATACACGGTGTAGTGTAACCaatcttttatatttatttacttttttttttctgtttgctTAATTTATAAAGCTTATTTGTAATTTACGGCTAACAAATTTGTCTGCTTTTCTTCCATCTATTGTAATTTGCATTTTCATGTGAAGATTGCTGGTACTTATGCCTAGTAAAGCTAACTTTGTCAGCTcgtaagaaaaaggaaaaataattgaAGATGACATAACAATTGGTTACTCCTTTAGTGAAAGAGGGGGTGTTTGGGTTGTTTCATATCTTTAATAGGTATTATAAACTAAGATCACAGAATTTATCTTGGTTTCTTATAAGGATTCCATATCACTAGATTGGTGGAAACTGttgcttgttaattttttaaactgtGAACTCCAGTTACTAATGGGAATTCGGGATATGCTTGGACAGCCCTATTATTAATCAAGGGTGAGCAACCGCCTATGCTTTGTAGGTTTATTATTAAAAGGTCTGAGTACTTTTAAGCGCATTAATATTCTGTAAGTTCTTTTATACCAAAGGTTTGGATACCCGTTGCGATTCTGTCATGCTAGTTCCGTAGGTAACATAAActgtttaaattttctttttcctagtATTACGAATTGGATCTTCACGCTTATTTTCACTGCTATTGACTTATATTTAATTGTTGTTGCAGGTGTTTCAGCCTTGGATCCAGAGGAGAAAAATTGCTTATGCAAAGCACAAGCATGTAATATCAGGACTCTTACAACATCTGAAGAAGCGTGCATTGGGAAAGCTTCTTAATGATGAGGGTGAACCTGATGCAGACATTATCAAGAAGTTAGTATTTTATAATAGTATTACCAATGGAGTAGTTAGTCATGTCTGTGCTTTGTGTCTCTTTGTTATGAGAGACtgttgcattttttattttattttattgttggaATTCGTTCTAACTCGTTTTCTGATTGGATATGTGTCAGGTTGTTTTGTACAATTGACGAGGATGGGGATGGGTTTCTTTCAGCTTCTGAATTAAGAGCACTGATTGTAGGAATCCGGTTTGATGAAATACAGTTGGATAACAATGAAGCTGTAGAGAAAGTGATGAGTGATTTTGACACTTCTCGTGATTCCTATATCAGTAGTGATGAGTTCTTCATTGGCATCTCAAAATGGCTCAATGAGGCAAAGCGTCAAGGAGATATCAGTACTGACCCCAGTAATCGTACAATGAAGTTTTTAACAGACTTTCACAAGGTAATGTTTGCTTATGAAGATAGATTTAAGGTTTGCTTATTTGATACGACTTTTCTATGCTAATCTGTAAATGCTTTGTCGAGTACAGCGAACAAAAGAAGAGCACGCTCTTTTGGGGGCGGATGACCAAAGTGATGAGGTTGTCGAGGGTGTTGAGAATGTGAAGTGGACCTCTATCAAAGCAGGATTAATGTTGTTGGTAGGAACTCTTATTGCCGCTGCATTTGCAGACCCCTTGGTAGACGCTGTTGATAATTTCTCCGATGCCACAAGCATTCCAACTTTCTTCATCTCATTCATTGCTCTACCTCTGGCTACTAATTCTAGTGAGGCTGTATCAGCGATTATCTTTGCCAGCCGCAAAAAAATAAGGACTGCCTCGTTAACATTTTCTGAGGTTTGTATCTCACATATCCCATCTCTTGATGTTTTACCAATCTGCAAGCCTGTCAATATTTCACATCTTCAACAGTTGTATAATTTATCAGTTGGAGCTTTTACAAGTTTGCCATAAACTTACAACTTTAAGTTTTAGACTTTCACTCAGATCAAACTCTTTTCTAAAGTGTCCAACTCAAtcctattaaattattattgacCAAATTCAACATTGTTTAGGGTATCCTGCACAATTAGCAATTTAACATTCTTCTGTTTGTCATGATTTAACTATGTTGATGGAGGAATGatatttaatttgaatctgtgaTTTCACGCTCCATCGTATTAGTTGATTGACATAATGCGCTCATAGTACAAGAAGGTTTTATTTTGAGTATTTGACTGAAGCCGAGATGCTATATTAATTGATGGGTGCTCGAGAGCACTAATACAATTGCATGGAAGATTTATTTTGATAACTATTGCACTGAAGGTACTATTGAAGGTGCTGCATCTAACCAAaagaacagaaaaagaaaaaaaaaatgaatgtatgaaaGTACTGCATAATTTGAGTCCAATTCATGAACGTGAAAAGTAATGTACTGTATGGTTTTGTTGCTGTCACGCCGTTGCAATCATGCGGTTGAAATATGACCTCTTTATCTGTGTTTCTCGTTGCAGTTATATGGTGCAGTAACCATGAATAACCTCCTCTGCCTAGCAGTATTTTTGGCCCTGGTTTACGCCAGGGGATTAACGTGGGACTTCTCATCGGAAGTCCTGGTGATTCTCATCGTTTGCGTTGTGATGGGTCTTCTAGGCAGTCTCCGCACTGTCTTCCCTCTTTGGACGTCTTCAATTGCTTACCTACTCTACCCATTCTCCCTGGCGCTGGTTTACGTCCTGGACTATGTTTTTGGCTGGTCATAGACACATGAGGTCATACGAATCCGTTTGAGTGGTCTTCGGCTTATATAAATCGACAtgtttttttcagttttcaattttcttatggTTTCCATGATCTTTGATAATGTTCTTGTGAGTATGCCTGTTTCATTTTCGTCAGAAACTTGAGATTTGTAGGGGCACTTGTATTATCAGACAATTTTCTCTGTATAAGCAAAACCCTGATATGTTATTGCAATTTTAACATCTCGAGTTATACCTTCTGAAATTTGtcatctttttttaatttttttgatcaaacaatagattttgttagattagttatCGACGGGATTTGAACCTACGTTATTATGCAAGAACTCAACACCTTTCTACTACTGTCGTGAATGGCTACTTGCTATCTTGATTGACCTAAACATTTTTTGCTTCGATTATGGGGGTTACGGTTAGCGGTTTTATCCCAGTTTATCTTTTGACACTAAAATACTCAAACTGGAAGTGTCGGAAGCTAAACTGGAAGTGCCAAAATTGCCAACTATTCGAGGATAAATTACAAGTTTGGCAACTCATATGCTGACATTTTTTAAGATAATGTGGGCACAAATATTGCTGACGTGGCCACACGATTGGCTGAGGACCTCGGTTGACTTGCTGCTGAAAATCTGCTTTATGTGGCATGCAGTATCCAGATTATCATAAAATTGGGACTGCAATCTGAAGAGccaaaaaattttgaatcacAAGAACTTCAACATCCACCTGAAAAAACCATGTTCAACACGTTGCTATTTCACcgtctcttcttctttcttatcCTCTGCGGCGGAGTGGCTGCGAGCCACAACATCTCCAGGCCTCAATCCTCACCGCACGATGTAAATGTGTCTGATGGGGTACACCGCCAGTCTAACAACTCCACAGTGCCCTACCTTACTCTCAACCGGCCCGGAGACATCGCGGCGGAGGCGGAGGGGGAGTGTGAGGAGACGTACGGGTTCTTACCTTGTACCGACAGCGTGCTAGGGAACCTGTTCCTGATTTTGGTGTACGGTTACTTGATGTACTTGGCAGCAACGTACCTGTCTAATGGGAGCGAATTATTGCTCGAGATTCTCGGCCCCGGTATCGTCGGAGGGTTGTTCCTCCCCGTCCTCGGGTCGCTTCCCGACGCCATTCTCATTCTCGGTGAATATCTCTGACTTACCCTCTCATGCATTCTCTGTTTGCTTTTGGGCGGGAAAGTCTgggaaaaaattgaaagaaaagccGAGGACAACGTTGAAAAAGTGAAGCAGCATTaaaattgttagttgttactTTTTCGACAAACCATGTGGCCCACGATTAGGGAAACACATCTTCTTTTACTCCTTTTACTAAATTATTGGCAATGATAGGTGACTTTCAGCCAGATCggataagataaaaaaaataagattttcaattttttatttaaaactttTTGAAATTAACTTTTCTTTTAAGTTGGAAACTTTCGGTTTTCTGGAATCGGTggttttttttggaattttcggGTCATAATTTGAAATTTCTACATCTTGCATGTTTCGGATGTGTTTACATGGATCTTTTTTCTTCTGCATGCAATTCAATAATATTTGTAAACAATTATGtaaattataatacattttTTGGTATATTATTATCCTACTGATTGTATACAACATAGAAACATTATAAtcaaacacttttttcaatatataatataaaagcCATGAACAAAATTACTTAAATTAACAACGAACATgacaattgaaaaaaataaataaataacgaacatgacaaaatataaaaaatgtttACAAGATACATAGAATTAGTGAATAACTGTAaaatgttggattttttttggaataatttgattggatTATCCAAATTAACAATGAACatggaaaaatataaaaaaatgttgagAAATGCCAAGGGGACTCTCTAAAAAATGAGACTTTTTTTTATGAATCCTTTGCCACCTCATGTTTATCTTGTATTTTTTGGTACAGTGTTTTATAATGTTGCTACCGAAATTGACATTAAATTATGAGATGACAGAGAGTCATTTTTTAGGAGAGTCCTCTTAGCATTTATAAAAAATGTTTACCAGACGTAGTTAATTATAGTGTCGGAAGATAGACTGGGATAAAATTGTTTCTGAATTAAACTAGTCTTCTTAATTTGCAGTATCCGGACTTTCTGGGAGTAAAGAAACAGCTCAAAGTCAGGTCTCAGTTGGAATGGGGTTGCTAGCTGGTTCAACTGTATTGATTCTCACATTGATCTGGGGTTCCTGCGTTGTCGTTGGCAAGTGCGATATCCAGAATTCGGTTGCCATCGATAACAAAGATACAAAGGGCCTTAGCTTAACCGGTATATTCGTCCACTTTATACAGTATACATTTTTTCTTTCCTATGCAGTCTACATTTGTCAAACATGATACTAAGTTCTTACAGTAAAATCATTTCCTACTGAGGATTCAGAAACACATCAAAAGACATGAAGAGGAAAGGATCAATGCTCAATATTTGAAAACCTTCCATGTATTTTTCACCTCGGagctaattttttattttattcagtcctcgtccatgagatttgaacaCGACCTCCTCCAGCAGAGTGGAGTGTTACTTTACGAAATGGTTGTTCGCTCCTCAGAGAcccttgaagttttgaaaagcTAATGAGAGAACACAAATCatgattcaaacaaaaaaaaaatggactaACATGATCTCCTTTTTCAACAGTTAAATGGAATAAAACTCCCGTTTTTACCGTCTTTGTTTCAACCCTTGACCCTCTATTTAGTAATTAATTTGCGCATGAGTTTAATATAATTAATCACAATTCATAATAGCTTTTGTGAACTGGGAATCGGAAATAACTCGTTTACAATTTACATGACATGCCTATATATTTGCTGCCTGAATGTTTTAAATAACTGTGTTTCTCACTTGAGGAATTATAAATTTGGAGATGTTTTGTATTTGCAGGTTCTGGTGTGAGTACTGATATCTGGACAAGCTATGCTGCAAGGATTATGGCTATATCTATCCTCCCTTTCATTATTGTTCAATTACCAGCGGTTCTCAGTTCAAAATCCGGCAGCCAGATCGCAGTTTTGGTTGCACTTGTTATCTCTGTCGCACTATTTATTTCTTACTGCCTTTATCAGGTAAATTTGATGTTCATGTAGCAATCAATTACATAATTGTCTAGTCTGATATGTCCAATCAAGCTTAATCTGAGCTTACAAAACACATTTAATTGTGGTGCAGGTGTCTCAGCCTTGGATCCAGCGGAGGCGAATTGCGTATGCAAAGCACAAACATGTTATATCAGGAATCTTACAACATCTAAAAATGCGCTTCGGAAATCTCCTTACGGATGACGGTGAACCTAATGAAGAAAATATAATAAAGTTAGCATTGTTTATCAAATTTTTCACTAGGATTAAtgcacttttttttaattttttttataatgcaGTTACCTCGTTCGTATGAcgttattatttatattgtcCATTCTTGACCTTACAACATTCTTCGTGTATAGGTTGTTTTATGCAATGGATCAGAACGGGGATGGACATATTTCACGTAATGAGTTAAGAGCAATGATTGTAGGTCTCAAGTTCGACGAAATAGAGTTGGATAAGAATGATGCTGTGGAGAAAGTGATGAATGATTTTGACACTTCTCACGATTCTCAAATCGATCGGAATGAGTTCCTCTTCGGTATCTCAAAATGGATTCATGAGGCAAAGCGTTCGggagatgacaatgatcatcGCACGATGAAATTTTTGTTTGACTTTCACTTGGTAAGGTTCGATATCTCCAATTGATTTTGAGTTGCATGCTCTAACTTCAACACTAACTGCTCAGAAACTAACGTGCAGAAAACTAAGCAAGAGCACGATCTTCTCGGGGGGCAAAGTGATGAGATCATTGAAGGTGTTGAAAATCCCAAGTGGACATCCTTCAAAGCAGTTCTAATGTTGTTGATAGGAACTCTTATAGCAGCTGCTGCTGCAGATCCCTTGATTGACGTTGTTGATAATTTCTCAACTGCCACCGGCATTCCGACTTTCTTCATCTCATTCATTGCATTGCCTCTGGCTACTTCTTGTGAGGCTGTGTCTGCAATAATGTTTGCTAGCCGCAAAAAGATCAGAACCACCTCTTTAACATTTTCTCAGGTTCGTATATCACATATCCGATCTCACTCTATGTTATATCACTCTGTGAACCTGACAGTACTTCACATGGCGAAAATTTGTGTCAATAACTTATTGAAGAACAGAAGAATTCTACATCAGAAAATATACATGACTTTTATTGAGTAGTTTCACTACTAATTATTACACCAATGTCCCTTTCGACAAAACCTCGACCCTGCCATGCTGGGCAGCTAGTAGAATGCGAGTTGGTGCACAATATAATCGGTGTGGTTAGAAGTGGACCGCTAGGACTATATCCATAATAGGTTCGACTGTTCTCCAATTTAATAGTCCAGTTtcatcattattaagtttactAAACGCCCAATTTTAACTATAGGCTTctaaatcaacaaaaatcagAATGTACTTACATGTCAAATGCTTTTCACAAGTAGTTATTCTGCTATGATGCTTTGTTTTTAACTGTAACATATGGAAACTGCAGTGTATGCTGAAATAAGACCTCTTTAtctcttttgtttcttgttGCAGTTGTACGGATCAGCGACCATGAACAACGTCCTGTGCCTGTCGGTCTTTTTGGCCCTTGTTTACTTTCGAGAGTTAACGTGGGACTTCTCAGCAGAAGTCCTTATTATTCTCATTGTTTGCATCGTGATGGGGGTTTTCTGCAGTTTCCGCACTGTCTTCCCTCTTTGGACATCTTCGATCGCTTTCCTACTTTACCCATTCTCCGTCGCACTGATTTATGTCCTGGATTATATTTTCGGCTGGTCATAGACTAGAGGGGCCATATGAACTTAGTAGGGTGTTTTCAGTTTATGCAGTTTGTCTGTGGCCTGAGGATTTGAGGACAGGTTTCAATTTCACGTGTATTATTGTAGTGGATAGCTCGTTTTGATCTTATGAACTTTTTTGCTTTCAACAAAAATTTTGTTCTTAAGAAGTTTGTGATTTCCTTAGTGATTGACATATTCGCTTACAATATATTTGACAAAAACCATGAAAACAAAGAATATCAAGAAAATAACCCAAATCATTCTTAGCAGAATCCAAACGTTGGTTTTCTAACaaacaaaaatgtttttggctatatttgacaaaaaaaacttaaaagtgcTTACAAATCATAGGACCGCTCTCTTCTTCGAGAAGTAAttggatttttttaataaaaatttaacacaTTTCACATAAAAGTAATAGCTAAAGCTCTTATGAGCAAAAGTGCTTCATAGAGAAGTAGTTTCAAATGGACCTTAAGTCTAAAAAAGTTATGATGCTCAATTAatacaagattaaaaacaaACAGGGGTTATCCTAATTGCAAAAGACAGTGATGTGATGAGCAAGAATGGAATCAAATCCTTCCGTAGTGACAAATCTCAATATTTTTTCTATAACGAGTTTAAACGTAAAGCTGAAAtgatatatatagagagaatcCCCTTGAAATCAACACACAGGAAAACATCTGAGTCACTCGCCAAAATCACATCTCTTGAGTCACACATATAGGTTGACAAAACTGTTGATATTCAGACAATCTTTTATCTCAATAAACTAAACACACGGATTAGGCTAGAAAGATGAAGCAACATATGACAAATATGAGCAGCAGCTTGCTGCAGGAAAATAGAGGGTAGAGAGCAAATGGGGAAACAGAGGGCATAGAGCTTTTTCACAAAGAGAtctttttttatattgattGAATGTCCTAATACATGGGACAACTGATAAGGCAAATGCTCAGCCCTTTTACAAAAGATCTATGCCGTACATGTGGCAATAGATTAAAGATCCAAACATTTCAAATTACATAAAAAGATTAACTTTAAAGCAAAGGATTAACTTTAACACTCCTCGTTAATGCTTTGCTGCTTCACTCCCAACAGTTCTCTTAGGTAGATGAATCTGTCCTTTGGTAATGCCTTGGTGAAGATATCAGCAACTTGATCTTCTATCATGCAGTAGACCACATCCACTTCCTTGTCTTCCACAACACCTCTGATGTAGTGATGCTTTAGAGCAATATGCTTTGATTTGCCATGATAGACAGGATTCTTGCTCATGGCAATTGCTGACTTGTTGTCACGAAGGATATGAGTTGTTTGTCACCAAAATCTTGCATAATTCTTCTCAGCCACACTGCTtgagaagttgcaattgaagCCGACACATACTCAGCCTTTGCCATTGATAGTGCAACTGATTTTTGCTTCTTAGACACCCAAGAGAATACGCCAGCCCTTAGAGTAAAAGTATAGCCAGATGTGCTCTTCAAGTCATCCACACTACCTCCTCAATCACTATCACAGAACCCATACAATTTTGGCTCAACATTCCTTTCATACATAATACCAAAGTCAAGTGTACCTTGTATGTATCTTAGGATCCTCTTTGCAGCTCCATAGTGAATGCGACTAGGCTTGTGCATAAATCTGGACAACAAGCTTGCATCATACATAATATCAGGTCTAGTCGCTGCCAAATACAACAAACTCCCAACTAGGTTTCTATACATAGATTCATCAGCATCACCACTACCATCTTCTCTTTGAAACTTTTCATTCACAACTAGAGGTGTTGCAACAGGCTTGCAACCAgccattttgaatt is a genomic window containing:
- the LOC137715135 gene encoding sodium/calcium exchanger NCL-like: MSKPSDVSFFLLLLVLCGQAHGGRLLLSDFNQSTSSDLISDGVHHHHRSHTFAPYLTLKNALSAEDSTCEQTYGFLPCTTTVIGNLFLILVYGYLMYLAATYLSNGSELLLEILGPGIIGGLFLPILGALPDAMLILVSGLSGTKETAQSQVSVGMGLLAGSTVMLLTVIWGSCVIVGKCDIQGSVAMDNKDTKGLSLTGSGVSTDIWTSYAAMIMIVSVIPFLIVQLPQLLNSTSGRHLAVLISLIVSVALLLSYCLYQVFQPWIQRRKIAYAKHKHVISGLLQHLKKRALGKLLNDEGEPDADIIKKLFCTIDEDGDGFLSASELRALIVGIRFDEIQLDNNEAVEKVMSDFDTSRDSYISSDEFFIGISKWLNEAKRQGDISTDPSNRTMKFLTDFHKRTKEEHALLGADDQSDEVVEGVENVKWTSIKAGLMLLVGTLIAAAFADPLVDAVDNFSDATSIPTFFISFIALPLATNSSEAVSAIIFASRKKIRTASLTFSELYGAVTMNNLLCLAVFLALVYARGLTWDFSSEVLVILIVCVVMGLLGSLRTVFPLWTSSIAYLLYPFSLALVYVLDYVFGWS
- the LOC137716276 gene encoding sodium/calcium exchanger NCL-like, producing the protein MFNTLLFHRLFFFLILCGGVAASHNISRPQSSPHDVNVSDGVHRQSNNSTVPYLTLNRPGDIAAEAEGECEETYGFLPCTDSVLGNLFLILVYGYLMYLAATYLSNGSELLLEILGPGIVGGLFLPVLGSLPDAILILVSGLSGSKETAQSQVSVGMGLLAGSTVLILTLIWGSCVVVGKCDIQNSVAIDNKDTKGLSLTGSGVSTDIWTSYAARIMAISILPFIIVQLPAVLSSKSGSQIAVLVALVISVALFISYCLYQVSQPWIQRRRIAYAKHKHVISGILQHLKMRFGNLLTDDGEPNEENIIKLFYAMDQNGDGHISRNELRAMIVGLKFDEIELDKNDAVEKVMNDFDTSHDSQIDRNEFLFGISKWIHEAKRSGDDNDHRTMKFLFDFHLKTKQEHDLLGGQSDEIIEGVENPKWTSFKAVLMLLIGTLIAAAAADPLIDVVDNFSTATGIPTFFISFIALPLATSCEAVSAIMFASRKKIRTTSLTFSQLYGSATMNNVLCLSVFLALVYFRELTWDFSAEVLIILIVCIVMGVFCSFRTVFPLWTSSIAFLLYPFSVALIYVLDYIFGWS
- the LOC137714565 gene encoding secreted RxLR effector protein 161-like → MAGCKPVATPLVVNEKFQREDGSGDADESMYRNLVGSLLYLAATRPDIMYDASLLSRFMHKPSRIHYGAAKRILRYIQGSVDDLKSTSGYTFTLRAGVFSWVSKKQKSVALSMAKAEYVSASIATSQAVWLRRIMQDFGDKQLISFVTTSQQLP